The window ATCGGTCCGGACCTGAAGACCATCGAAACCCGGCTGCGCCGGGTGCTGGATACCGGCGCCCCCCTGATCTTCACCGAGCAGCCCTGTCGCCTGAGAAGCGACCCCGACCACGAGCGGGTGGTGTCGGTGTCGGCGTTTCGGATGGAGGACCCCTCCGGCGGGATCCTCGGAGTCACCCAACTGGTGGAGGACGTCACCGACCGCTACCGGGCCCGGCGGCGGCTCGCCCTGCTCAACCAGGCGAGCGCCCGCATCGGGACCACACTGGATCTCGGCAAGACCACCCGGGAGCTGGCCGACGTCGCCGTCCCCGACCTCGCGGACGCCGTCTCGGTGGATCTGCTGGATTCGGTCGCCCGAGGCGATGAGACCACCGAGGAGGCGAGCGGTCCGGTCCGCAGGATGGCCGTGCACTCGGTCGTGGCAGAGGCGCTGCGGGTGATGTACCCCGCCGGAGAGGTCTTCCGCTTCGACCCGCGCACCCCGCAGGCCAGGTGCCTCGCCGAGCAGCAGCCCATCCTCGAACCTGTGCTCCAGAGCAGTCCCGGCTGGTATTTTCAGGATCCGGAGCGCACGCAGCGCGCCCTCGATCTGCGCGCTCACTCACTGATCGTCGTACCGCTGACGGCCCGCGGTCTGCTCCTCGGCCTGCTCAGCCTGTGGCGGGCCCAGCGGCCGGAGCCGTTCGAGGAGGACGACCTCACGCTCGCAGAGGAGTTCGCCGCGCGGGCCGCCCTGTGCATCGACAACGCCCGCCGCTACACCCAGCAGCATCAGGCCGCTCTGACCTTGCAGCGCAGCCTGCTGCCGCAGGAGTTGCCCGAACACAGCGCGGTCGAGGTCGCGCACCTGTATCTGCCGGCCGATCCGGCCGCCGGCGTCGGCGGCGACTGGTTCGATGTCATCCCCCTTTCCGGAGCACGCGTTGCCCTCGTCGTCGGCGATGTCGTCGGTCATGGTCTGCACGCCGCGGCCACCATGGGCCGCCTCCGCACGGCCGTGCACACCCTGGCCGGCCTCGACTACGCTCCGGACGAGCTCCTCTCCCACCTGGATGACCTGGTCAACCGCCTGGCAGCTGAGCAGGAGCCTGCCGACGGACGCTCGCGGGGCCGGCAGATCGTCGGCGCGACGTGCCTCTACGCGGTCTACGATCCCACCTCCCGGCGCTGCACCCTGGCCCGGGCGGGTCACCTGCCACCCGCCGTGGTGACCTCCGACGGCAAGGTGACCCTGCCCGACCTTCCCGAGGGGCCTCCGCTGGGCCTGGGCGGACTCCCGTTCGAGTCCGCCGAATTGGAACTCGCCGAGGGAAGTCTGCTGGCGCTGTACACGGACGGGCTGGTCGAGGCCCGTGGCCTCGACCTCGACGAGGGACTCGAGCGGCTGCGAGAAGCCCTGTCCCGCCCCGGCCGCTCGCTGGAGGAGACCTGCACGGACGTGCAGAACGCCCTGCTGCCGGATCACCCGCCCGATGACGTAGCACTGCTCCTCGCCCGCACCCGCGTGCTGGCGCCGGAGCAGGTCGCCTCCTGGGAACTGCCCGCGGAGCCGACCTCCGCCGCCCGGGCACGGCACCTGGCAGACACCACATTGACCGGGTGGGGCCTGGGGGAGCTGGCCTTCACCGCCGAACTGGTCGTCAGTGAACTGGTCACCAACGCCTACCGGTACGGCGGCGGTCCCCCGGTGACCCTGCGGCTCATCCGCGACCGCAGCCTGATCTGCGAGGTCTCCGACAGCAGCAGCACCGCTCCCCACCTACGACGGGCGCGCACCACCGATGAGGGCGGGCGCGGCCTCTTCCTGGTGGCCCAGCTCACCGAACGGTGGGGCACCCGCTACACCAGGGACGGCAAGACCGTCTGGACAGAGTTCCCCCTCGGCACAGCGGCGGAGGGACACTCGGCGGCTGTGGCGAACCCTGCGCTCGACGGGTGACGCCAGGACTGTATGCGCTCACTGTCCACGGGGTGCTGTGGCGGTGATGGATCGGTCGCGGCTTTCCCCCCGCCCGGTGGCGCTTCATCGCCGGTGTTGCAGGTGCTCATTCAGGCCACCCCGCCATGTCAGCCGGTATCGGGCTCGCCCTGCCGTACGGAGTCGTGGGCGGCCAGTGCGGCGTGCAGCGTCAGCAGGTCGGCGCCCCGGGCCGCGTCCAGTCCGGTGAGCTCCGTCGCCTTGCGCAGGCGGTAGTCCACCGTGTTGGGGTGTACCTGGAGCCGGGCGGCGGCTCGGCGTCGGTCGAGGCCACAGGAGAGGAAGGTGCGCAACGTGTCGAGCAGTTCCGGGCGCCCGGCCAGTGGGCCCAGCAGCGCGGCGAGCCCGTCCCTGGCCCGGCTCGGGCGGCTCAGCTGGTACTCCAGCAGCACATCGTCGAGCAGGTAGAGTCCGGGCCCTCGACCGGATGCCTGGGCCACCCGCCGTACTTCACCGACCATCCGGGCGGCGTCCGCGACGGAGTCCGGTGCGGCAGCGGCAGCTGCCACCAGCAGCTCCGCGCCGCAGATCCGACCGAGCTGCTCGACGAGCCGGGTGAGCCGCTCCCGGTCCGCGGCGGCGAAGTCGGCGGCCGGCGTCTCGTACGGGATCAACACCAGCCCCCCGTCGCCGGACAGCACGGACAGCGGGACACCCGGTGTCTGGCGCTGCAATTCGTTGCGCAGCCGCCGGAGTTTGCGGCGAGCGGCAACAGAGTGGTTCACGCCGGGCCGCAGCTCATCCGGGTGCGGTCCCATGGCGATGCTCAGGGCGAGGTACGTGGGGGGCAGCCGGATGCCTGCACGGTCGGCCGCGGCCTGCGGGTCGCCGCCCTCCATCAGCCGGGACAGCAGGGACTGCCGGGCGACCTGCTCGTCACCGAGGGCCGCCTGCCGCTCCTGCACGTACCCTGCCGCGACCGCGCAGCTCACCTGTCGGAGGTAGCCGAGCAGTCGGCGCTGGACCAGCAGCACGTCCGGCAGGTCGCCCGGCTCGGCCGTCGCAAGGATCTGGGCCGCGCACTCCTCCGCACCGAAGTGGTAGGCGCCCACGACGGCTTCCAGCGGCACGCCCTCGTCGGCGCGTCGAGCCGACGACTCGCTGATCCTCGCCAACTCGGCCTCCTCCGGCAGCTCGCCGTGGCGCAGCACCCGGATGAAGGCCCGGATTCCACGGTCCACCTCCTTGGTGATCTCACCGTGGAGCTGTTCCGAGGGCAGTGCTCCGTAGGCGGGCAGCTGCTCGACGAGCCGGGCCGTCACCGCCGACGCCAGGGCCGGCGCGGCGGCCAGAAGCCGCTTGTGAACCGGGACGCCGCCGAACTGCGGCCCCACCGCGCTTTCCGCGGGTTTGGATGCGGTCACAATGCACCTCGCGAATCTCTGTTGTGCGACCCGGAGACATGGCCCCGCCGCGACCCCATGCTGGTTTCCGGGACGTTACTTACTAGTTGGTAACACGCCTGCCCGGTGGATCGCCAGACGTGTTCGGACCCAGACCGCATCCTCCACCGGATCCCCACGCCCCCACCCGCACCGGAGGACCGCCGTGCCCGTGCAACAGCCGCCACGCGCCCCCGCCCGATCACGCCGCCGCCCTGCCGGGGCCGCCTGCGCCACCTGATCCGGGCGCATTCCGCGGACCGGAACCCGAGCACACGTCAGGCCCGGCGCGCGGCTGCCGATGGAACGCCACGACGGCGCCATCAGTGCCGCCCACCGACACCCTTCATCTCCGAGAAGTCCAGCGTTCCCATTCCACGATTCGGGGGAGTCATGCCCAGAAACACTGTTCGTCTCCTGGCCACCGCCCTTGTCGCCGCGATGGTCGTGACCGCCGCTCCTGCGGCAACGGCCGCCGCGGTCACGCCGTCGAGTGCCGGCGCGAGCGACCCCTTCTACACCTACACCGGCAGCGAGCCCCTGTCCTCGTTCGCGCCGGGCACCGTGCTGAAGACTCGGACGCTGCAGTACCACCTCGTGGGCCTTCCCACGTCGCTCAGGGCGATCCAACTGCTCTATCGCACGACCGACGCCCAGGGCCGTCCGTCCGCCAACGTGACCACGGTGGTGCGCAGCCTGACGGGCGACGGCAGCAAGGCGGTGTCCTACCAGTCGTTCTACGACTCGCTCAACCCCGAGGACGGTCCGTCCCGGGCCATCGCCGGTGACCTCACCCTGGGCGGCGTCATTGCGAATGCCGAGGCCGTCTTCATGGCTCCGCTGCTGCTGCAGGGCTACGACCTCGTCATCCCGGACACCGAGGGACAGACCGCCAACTTCGCGGCCGGCCCCGAGTACGCGACCAACACGCTGGACTCGATCCGTGCCGCGACCCGGTCCGCGGAGACCGGCATGGACGCCGACACCAGGTTCGGCCTGATGGGATACTCCGGCGGCGCCATCGCGACCAACTGGGCGGCCGCGCTCGCACCCTCCTACGCGCCCGAGGTCAACAGCAAGCTGGTGGGTTTCGCCGAGGGCGGTCTGCTCGTGGATCCGGCGCACAACCTCAAGTACGTCGACGGCTCCCTCGTGTGGTCGGGTGTCATCCCCATGGCGGTCATCGGCGTCTCCCGGTCGTACGACATCGACCTCAAGCCCTACCTGAACGCCTACGGCCTGGAGGTGTACAAGAAGCTGGAGCACGGGTCGATCGTCGACGCGCTGGGCCACTACCCTGGCCTGACCTGGAAGAAGATGGCGAAGCCGCAGTACTCCGACCCGAATTCGGTGCCTGCCTTCGTCCAGGCGGTGAACAGGATCAACCTCGGCTCGGCACCCACCCCCACCATCCCGGGGTTCATCGCGCAGGGCAACGGGGGAGTCCTGGAAGGAACCTTCAGCAACCGCCAGGGCATCGGCACCGGTGACGGGGTCATGGTCGCCGGAGACGTGCGGACGCTCGCCCGCCAGTACTGCGGAGCCGGCAACGGATCGATCAAGTACCAGCAGTTCGACCTGCTCAGTCACGTCGCCGTGCCCGTCGTCTGGGCGCCCGTCGCGATGGGCTGGTTGAACGACCGTTTCGCAGGCGGCAACGCCCCGTCCGACTGCGGCCGCATCCCCGCAGGCAACTCGCTGGCACCGGAGAGTCCGGTGCCAGCCTCCTGATGCGCCCTGGGCACCCCGGGCCCCGCCGCACCCGATTCCGCGGCGGGGCGGCATCGCAGCGGGCGCAGGATGCGCGGCGGCAGGAGCGGTTGCTGCAGGAGCTGTGGCAGGCCGCCCGTCCGCAGGCCCTGCGGTGAGTGGCGTCCGGCTGCGACCTCCTCTTCGGCCGGGCCGAACTGCGCCAGCCCAGCCGGCCGCCTGATCCCACCCGCTCGCCCTTCGCGCAGCAGGCCCGGGACCCGACCTCCATGGGGCAGGCCCGACAAGGTCCAGCCGCAGGCGGCCACCCCGGCACTCCGATCAGCCGCCCCGGCTCGGAGCGGACGCTCCCCGCGTCACGCTCCTGCAGCCGCCGGACGGACTCATTGCGGCGGTTGGTTTCGGAGATCCTTCAGGCGTGCGATGTCATCGTGGACCGACTCCTGCTCCTCGGCGGTGAGGTGAACCGCAGCGGCCTCATCGAGGGCGGTCGTCATGGTCTCCCTGTCGCCCAGGCGGCCGGCGGTATCCGCTCGCAGGACCAGGAGGCGGACCAGTTGCACCGGGGTGGGTCGTTCGCCCTCCATGCGGAGGGCGCGATCGATGATCCTTGCGGCGCCGCTCGGGTCGTCCTTCGAGTCCGCGAAGAGGGACGCCATGTGGAGAGCGCGGGCGAAGGTCTCGTCCGGGGCGGGTCGGTGGTGTTGGTCCGCGCTCGTCGGCTGCCCGACACGGATGCAGTTGCCGCCCGGATCGGTCATGAGGAACTGCCGCACGCCGTACGACATGTCCTTCAGCGGCCCGATGCGTGGCAGCCCACGGGTCGGGACCCTCCCGTACGCCGACCTGAGGCCGGTCCGGAAGGCATCGTGCAGGCCGTCGACGTCATCGGTCACCACGTAGCACGTGCTGACCGACTGGGTCGGCTCGTACTGCTTCAGGCCGAAGAACTGGAGCTCGATGCCTCCTCGTTCCACGACCGCGTAGGGATTGGGGCTCCGTTGCTGAAAGGTCACCTCGAAGCCGAGCGCGAGGTAGAAGTCGAGGACGGGCTGGAGGGTGCGGCACGGCAGGATCGGAATCGTCTTCTCGGTCATACGGCCACTCTAGTCAACTTTGACTAGAGTGGGGAGCGGATATGGGTGATCCGATCGCCCGGGCGTCGAATGGCCGGTGAGGGCCGGCGGCTCGCGGCGGAGGCCGACCTTCCCGAGGTGCTGCCCCGTGTGACTGCGGACAGGGTGACCGTCCCCCCCGGCTGCTGCAATCCGTCCGTGTGCGCCCCGCTCTCGGGGTGCACACGGGTGAGGAAGCGCTCGTGCGATACGGACTTCGTACTGCCTTCGGGGCTGCGGTACTGCTGGTCACGGCTTCGACGGGCTGCTCGGGTGGAGACGGGAGCCCTGCGGTGCCGTCGCCGCGTGGAGGCCGCGCGGGCCGGACCGACCCGGGCCTGTTCGGGAGGAGGGTCCGCCCCGACCTAGCCGGCCACGGCTGCCGGGGCGATCCCGGCCGGTCCGGCGGTGAGGGTCTTGCTCGCGCGCTGCGTCCCGGGGGCGACGTCCAGCACGGCGGACGAGAGCCGGCATCCGATCGGTACCTGCACCAGTACGGGATGCAGAGGGTGCCCGGGCGGCCTGCCGCGCAGCAGATCGCGCATCCCGCCCGGGGGAGCGCGCGGGATGCCCCGCTGGAGCACCCTGATCGCCGGGTCGGCCACCGCGGCCCGTTCGAGCCGGTCCAGCGCGGTCAGCCACCGGGTCGAGGCAGCGCCGGGTGCCGCGGTCCGCCCGGCCGAGGCGCCGGGGGTGTGCGAGTTCATACTCGACGCCTGCCCGGTGTCACGCCGCGATCCCGCTCCGGCCAGGGCCGGCACCCGAACGACGCGCCTCCCGGCCGGGCGCTCGCGCGGGCGTGTCCTTGCCCCCGGGTCTCGGCTGTCCGGCGCGGTCAAGTCCTCGCGTCGGGCGGCCACGTGCGCCCCCGGCCGCTGACACTTCAGGCGGTCGCCGCCAACCCGCCCTTCTCGTGCGCCTCAGGCGTTCGGCCTGGCGGCGATCTCGGCGATCAGGCCCTCGATGAGGCCCTTGATCTCGTCGCGGATGGGGCGGACCGCCTCGACGCCCTGGCCGGCCGGGTCCTCGAGCTGCCAGTCGAGGTAGGTCTTGCCGGGGAAGTACGGGCAGGCGTCGCCGCAGCCCATCGTGATGATGTAGTCGGACGCCTGGGCGGCCTCGGGGGTGAGGATCTTCGGCTTCTGGTCGGAGATGTCGATGCCCAGCTCGGCCATGGCGGCGACGGCGGACGGGTTGACCTGCTCGCCGGGCACGGACCCGGCGGAGCGGACCTCGACGCGGTCGCCGGCGAGGTGGCGCAGGAACCCGGCCGCCATCTGGGAGCGGCCGGCGTTGTGGATGCAGACGAACAGGACGGAGGCGGCAGGGGTGGAGGACATCGGTGCTTCCTTGGGGTGAGGCGACTGCGGTGGGGAGCTGTGGGGCTTCAGGGGGCGAGCCGGGTGCGCAGCTCGGAGATGCGGACGTCGGTGGCGTCGTGGATGCCGTGGATGCCGTGGGCGACGGCGATCGGCGCCCCGTCGGGGTCGGCCACGGGCCGGTCGAGGTGGCGGCGGCCGGGCATGGCGGGACGGGCGGCCCCGGCGGACAGGCGTTCGTCCGGCAGGAGGGGCGAGGAAGGCAAGGGCACGGCGATCCCGTTCAAAGGAGCCAAAAGGATCAGCTGGGGCTGGTATCAGCTCCAGCTGATGTGACAGTATCAGTCCATGATGACGTCAGTCGACACTGATCTGTTCCGGGTTCTGGCCGACCCGCTCAGGCTCCGGATCGTGACCCTGCTCGCCCGTGAGACCCTCTGCACCACCCACCTCGTGGAGGAGACGGGCGCCAAGCAGACGAACCTCTCCAACCACATGAAGGTGCTGCGGGAAGCGGGGGTCGTGGAGACGGAGCCATGCGGCCGGTACATCTACTACCGCCTGCGCCCGGAAGTCATCGAAGCCCTCGCCGGTCAGTTCGCCGACCTCGCCCGGACCGCGCGTGCCACCGCAGAAGCGAACCGCAAGCGGTCCTGCCCATAACCTTCCGCGCTTTGCCTCACCTTCCCGAGGAGAACCAGCCTTGACCGCCACCGAGCCCGTCGGCACCCCGATACCTGCCGACGAGCCCCAGCCCGCACCCGGCGCGACGCCGCCCCGCACCCCGCTGATCGCCCGCGCCGCCGCCGAGCTGGTCGGTACCGCGGCCCTCGTGGCGGTCGTCGTCGGCTCGGGAATCCAGGCCACGAAGCTCACCCAGGACGTGGCCCTGCAGCTGCTGGCCAACTCCACCGCCACGGTCTTCGGGCTCGGCGTCCTCATCGCTCTCCTCGGCCCGGTCTCCGGCGCGCACTTCAACCCCGCCGTGACGCTGGCCGAGTGGTGGACCGCCCGCCGAGGCGGCGCCGGCGTCACCGCCCGTGAGCTGGCCGTGTATGTGCCCTCGCAGATCGTCGGCGCCATCGCGGGCGCCGTCCTCGCGGACGCAATGTTCGGTGAGCCGCTGGTCAAGTGGTCCACCCACGACCGCTCCGCCGGGAACCTCCTCCTCGGCGAGGTGATCGCCACGGCCGGGTTGATCCTGCTGATCTTCGGCCTGGCGCGAACCGACCGCCTCCGCTTCGCGCCCGTCGCTGTCGCCTCGTACATCGGCGCCGCGTACTGGTTCACCTCCTCCACCTCTTTCGCCAACCCGGCCGTCACCATCGGCCGCGCCTTCACCGATACGTTCGCGGGCATCGCCCCGGCCTCGGTGCCCGGCTTCATCGGCATGCAGCTGATCGGCGCCGCGGTGGGCCTGGCCCTGGTAGCGGTCATCTTCATGCGCCCCAGGACTCACGGCGGAACGCCCTCGGCATGACGCGGCGCGCGGACGTGGTGGTGATCGGCGGCGGCCAAGCAGGGCTCGCCGCCGGATACCACCTGCGCCGTCTGGGCATCGAGCACGTCATCCTCGACGCCCAGACGGCGCCCGGCGGAGCCTGGCAGCACACCTGGGACTCCCTGCGCCTCTTCTCCCCGGCGCAGTACTCCTCCCTGCCCGGACGGCTCATGCCCTCTCGGCCGGGCGAGCTCTACCCGGACGGCGCCCACGTCGTCGACTACCTCACCGACTACGAGAAGCGGTACGCGCTCCCCGTTCAGCGCGGCACCCGGGTCGACAGCGTGCACCGCGACGGGCCCGGCCTACGGGTCGAGACGTGCTCCGGATCGTGGACGGCCCGGGCGGTCATCAGCGCCACCGGAACGTGGACCCGCCCCTTCCTGCCCACCGTCCCCGGCCGGCGGGACTATCAGGGCCGCCAGCTGCACACCGTGCAGTACCGCAGCCCGTCCGAGTTCGCCGGGCAGCGCGTGGTCGTCGTGGGCGGGGGCAACTCCGGCGCGCAGATCGCCGCCGACCTCGCCCACGCCGGGGTCGATCCGACCTGGGTGGCCCAGCGCCCGCCCCGCTACCTCGCCGACGACATCGACGGCCGCGCCCTCTTCGACCACGCGACCGCCCGCCGTCGCGCCCTCGACGAAGGCCGCACCGACGCCGGCGGCGTCGCCTCCCTCGGCGACATCGTGGCCGTCCCGCCCGTACGCGCCGCCCGCGACGCCGGACTTCTCAGCGCCCGACCGATGTTCACCCGCCTCACCACGACCGGGGTCGAGTGGGCCGACGGCACCCGGGCCGAGGCGGACACGGTCATCTGGTGCACCGGCTTCCGCCCTGCCCTTGCCCCCTTCGCCTCGCTGCGCCTGCGCGGGAGCCGTGGCCGCATCGCGATGGACGGCACCCGCACCGCGGACGAACCCCGCCTGCACCTGCTCGGCTACGGCGACTGGACCGGCCCCGCTTCAGCCACCCTCATCGGCGTCGGCCGCCCCGCCAGGGATGCGGCCCGGGAGATCGCTCGCTTCCTCGAGTGTGCACCGGACCGCCGACACCGAAA is drawn from Streptomyces sp. NBC_01232 and contains these coding sequences:
- a CDS encoding bleomycin resistance protein; this translates as MTEKTIPILPCRTLQPVLDFYLALGFEVTFQQRSPNPYAVVERGGIELQFFGLKQYEPTQSVSTCYVVTDDVDGLHDAFRTGLRSAYGRVPTRGLPRIGPLKDMSYGVRQFLMTDPGGNCIRVGQPTSADQHHRPAPDETFARALHMASLFADSKDDPSGAARIIDRALRMEGERPTPVQLVRLLVLRADTAGRLGDRETMTTALDEAAAVHLTAEEQESVHDDIARLKDLRNQPPQ
- a CDS encoding lipase family protein codes for the protein MPRNTVRLLATALVAAMVVTAAPAATAAAVTPSSAGASDPFYTYTGSEPLSSFAPGTVLKTRTLQYHLVGLPTSLRAIQLLYRTTDAQGRPSANVTTVVRSLTGDGSKAVSYQSFYDSLNPEDGPSRAIAGDLTLGGVIANAEAVFMAPLLLQGYDLVIPDTEGQTANFAAGPEYATNTLDSIRAATRSAETGMDADTRFGLMGYSGGAIATNWAAALAPSYAPEVNSKLVGFAEGGLLVDPAHNLKYVDGSLVWSGVIPMAVIGVSRSYDIDLKPYLNAYGLEVYKKLEHGSIVDALGHYPGLTWKKMAKPQYSDPNSVPAFVQAVNRINLGSAPTPTIPGFIAQGNGGVLEGTFSNRQGIGTGDGVMVAGDVRTLARQYCGAGNGSIKYQQFDLLSHVAVPVVWAPVAMGWLNDRFAGGNAPSDCGRIPAGNSLAPESPVPAS
- a CDS encoding SpoIIE family protein phosphatase, with product MDAPAPGSGEVPEDPFELHNSVSAVLDDHGRVVGWSERAQEHLGYLPDEVLGRMALELLVDSRDHGTVRDAAAECARDRGWSGVLPVLHRDGRRVELGFRVRAVIRAGSTREWFLVVAPAEEVLRWETDRSVLDGLFRRSPIGLSVHAPDLSILRINRALARFTQLPAAEIRSRRIGDFLIGPDLKTIETRLRRVLDTGAPLIFTEQPCRLRSDPDHERVVSVSAFRMEDPSGGILGVTQLVEDVTDRYRARRRLALLNQASARIGTTLDLGKTTRELADVAVPDLADAVSVDLLDSVARGDETTEEASGPVRRMAVHSVVAEALRVMYPAGEVFRFDPRTPQARCLAEQQPILEPVLQSSPGWYFQDPERTQRALDLRAHSLIVVPLTARGLLLGLLSLWRAQRPEPFEEDDLTLAEEFAARAALCIDNARRYTQQHQAALTLQRSLLPQELPEHSAVEVAHLYLPADPAAGVGGDWFDVIPLSGARVALVVGDVVGHGLHAAATMGRLRTAVHTLAGLDYAPDELLSHLDDLVNRLAAEQEPADGRSRGRQIVGATCLYAVYDPTSRRCTLARAGHLPPAVVTSDGKVTLPDLPEGPPLGLGGLPFESAELELAEGSLLALYTDGLVEARGLDLDEGLERLREALSRPGRSLEETCTDVQNALLPDHPPDDVALLLARTRVLAPEQVASWELPAEPTSAARARHLADTTLTGWGLGELAFTAELVVSELVTNAYRYGGGPPVTLRLIRDRSLICEVSDSSSTAPHLRRARTTDEGGRGLFLVAQLTERWGTRYTRDGKTVWTEFPLGTAAEGHSAAVANPALDG
- a CDS encoding arsenate reductase ArsC; the protein is MSSTPAASVLFVCIHNAGRSQMAAGFLRHLAGDRVEVRSAGSVPGEQVNPSAVAAMAELGIDISDQKPKILTPEAAQASDYIITMGCGDACPYFPGKTYLDWQLEDPAGQGVEAVRPIRDEIKGLIEGLIAEIAARPNA
- a CDS encoding ArsR/SmtB family transcription factor; the protein is MMTSVDTDLFRVLADPLRLRIVTLLARETLCTTHLVEETGAKQTNLSNHMKVLREAGVVETEPCGRYIYYRLRPEVIEALAGQFADLARTARATAEANRKRSCP
- a CDS encoding PucR family transcriptional regulator → MTASKPAESAVGPQFGGVPVHKRLLAAAPALASAVTARLVEQLPAYGALPSEQLHGEITKEVDRGIRAFIRVLRHGELPEEAELARISESSARRADEGVPLEAVVGAYHFGAEECAAQILATAEPGDLPDVLLVQRRLLGYLRQVSCAVAAGYVQERQAALGDEQVARQSLLSRLMEGGDPQAAADRAGIRLPPTYLALSIAMGPHPDELRPGVNHSVAARRKLRRLRNELQRQTPGVPLSVLSGDGGLVLIPYETPAADFAAADRERLTRLVEQLGRICGAELLVAAAAAAPDSVADAARMVGEVRRVAQASGRGPGLYLLDDVLLEYQLSRPSRARDGLAALLGPLAGRPELLDTLRTFLSCGLDRRRAAARLQVHPNTVDYRLRKATELTGLDAARGADLLTLHAALAAHDSVRQGEPDTG
- a CDS encoding ArsO family NAD(P)H-dependent flavin-containing monooxygenase; the encoded protein is MTRRADVVVIGGGQAGLAAGYHLRRLGIEHVILDAQTAPGGAWQHTWDSLRLFSPAQYSSLPGRLMPSRPGELYPDGAHVVDYLTDYEKRYALPVQRGTRVDSVHRDGPGLRVETCSGSWTARAVISATGTWTRPFLPTVPGRRDYQGRQLHTVQYRSPSEFAGQRVVVVGGGNSGAQIAADLAHAGVDPTWVAQRPPRYLADDIDGRALFDHATARRRALDEGRTDAGGVASLGDIVAVPPVRAARDAGLLSARPMFTRLTTTGVEWADGTRAEADTVIWCTGFRPALAPFASLRLRGSRGRIAMDGTRTADEPRLHLLGYGDWTGPASATLIGVGRPARDAAREIARFLECAPDRRHRNRVPGSQPATELRRSSSTTLRQTP
- a CDS encoding MIP/aquaporin family protein, whose amino-acid sequence is MTATEPVGTPIPADEPQPAPGATPPRTPLIARAAAELVGTAALVAVVVGSGIQATKLTQDVALQLLANSTATVFGLGVLIALLGPVSGAHFNPAVTLAEWWTARRGGAGVTARELAVYVPSQIVGAIAGAVLADAMFGEPLVKWSTHDRSAGNLLLGEVIATAGLILLIFGLARTDRLRFAPVAVASYIGAAYWFTSSTSFANPAVTIGRAFTDTFAGIAPASVPGFIGMQLIGAAVGLALVAVIFMRPRTHGGTPSA